From Methanobacterium alcaliphilum, one genomic window encodes:
- a CDS encoding alpha,alpha-trehalose-phosphate synthase (UDP-forming), giving the protein MNYPQQKKILNFLEDKNLIVVSNRGPIEFYKKENEFKMKRGAGGLVSTLLPLMEALNGTWIASAMTLADAEVARQFPDNRVPIPEKDTKFWVPFVVVNRDQYEDYYSVISNPLLWFVQHYMWDNPYTPNIDEDIHSAWKNGYVYLNKKFAEKVIEESKRNHKDPLIMLQDYHLYLCPSFIREKLGDIFLSQFIHIPWPQSEYFHIIPEYMRKAIIEGMLSNNILGFHIPRYVTNFIQCCEEFVDKVNYDKGTIWHNGICTYVKSYPISVDYNNITQMANSKDVAAREKLVKDIKGENFLIYRTDRADLSKNIIRGFKAYDLFLKNHPEYQGKVKFLSTGKPTRQQISEYKEYYNQIQQAIHEINQKYATADWKPVECIFKADYNLVVAAFKNYDCLIVNPIADGMNIVPKEASTVNECDGSLILSENAGCYEELKEHVISVNPFDIKETADAFYEAITMSSADRKSRLNRMQKIISRRTIYHWISEQFEDFEKLMPEK; this is encoded by the coding sequence ATGAATTATCCCCAGCAAAAGAAAATTTTAAATTTTTTAGAGGATAAAAATTTGATAGTGGTCTCTAATAGAGGGCCTATTGAATTTTATAAAAAAGAAAATGAATTTAAAATGAAAAGAGGTGCAGGAGGCCTTGTTTCTACTCTTTTACCATTGATGGAAGCATTGAATGGCACATGGATCGCCAGTGCCATGACACTGGCCGATGCTGAAGTTGCCCGGCAGTTTCCAGATAATAGAGTACCTATTCCTGAAAAAGATACAAAATTCTGGGTACCCTTTGTAGTAGTTAATCGTGACCAATATGAAGACTATTACAGTGTTATAAGCAATCCCCTTTTATGGTTTGTCCAGCATTATATGTGGGACAATCCTTACACTCCTAATATTGATGAGGACATACATAGCGCCTGGAAAAATGGTTACGTGTACCTCAATAAAAAATTTGCTGAAAAAGTAATTGAAGAAAGTAAACGGAATCATAAAGATCCATTAATAATGCTTCAAGATTATCATCTTTATTTATGTCCTTCTTTTATTCGTGAAAAATTAGGGGATATTTTTTTAAGCCAATTCATACATATTCCCTGGCCTCAATCAGAATATTTCCACATAATACCAGAATATATGAGGAAAGCCATAATTGAAGGTATGTTATCCAATAATATCTTAGGATTCCATATTCCCCGTTATGTTACTAATTTTATTCAATGCTGTGAAGAATTTGTAGACAAAGTCAATTATGATAAAGGAACCATATGGCACAATGGAATTTGTACATATGTGAAAAGTTACCCTATTTCCGTAGATTACAATAATATAACCCAAATGGCAAATTCCAAAGATGTAGCTGCAAGAGAAAAACTAGTCAAAGATATTAAAGGGGAGAATTTTTTAATTTATAGAACCGATCGAGCTGATTTAAGTAAAAATATTATAAGAGGTTTTAAAGCATACGATCTGTTTTTAAAAAATCATCCAGAATACCAGGGGAAAGTGAAGTTTTTATCTACAGGCAAGCCAACCCGTCAGCAAATTAGTGAATACAAAGAATATTACAACCAAATTCAGCAAGCCATTCACGAAATTAATCAAAAATATGCTACTGCCGATTGGAAGCCTGTCGAGTGTATATTTAAAGCGGATTACAATTTAGTGGTAGCTGCTTTTAAAAACTATGACTGTTTGATTGTGAATCCCATTGCTGATGGTATGAATATTGTACCCAAAGAAGCATCAACCGTCAATGAATGTGATGGTTCCTTGATTTTATCAGAAAATGCTGGTTGTTATGAAGAATTGAAAGAACATGTCATCTCTGTGAATCCATTTGATATCAAAGAAACTGCAGATGCTTTTTATGAAGCCATAACAATGAGTTCTGCAGATAGAAAAAGTAGATTAAATAGAATGCAGAAGATTATTTCCAGAAGAACCATTTATCACTGGATTAGTGAGCAATTTGAGGATTTTGAAAAATTAATGCCTGAGAAATAA
- a CDS encoding ABC1 kinase family protein → MNFRKSSNPHLNRVNEILKVLSKYEFGYVSEKIKLKHKIPFINPSNEYESLEELDESFPIRVRMVFQELGTTYIKLGQTLSTRPDLVGRTIASELTKLQDDNPALDFDTIKKIVEKELKKPINTVFKEFNEEPLGSASIGQVHQAVLKSGEKVAVKVQKPGVKKLIKSDLAIMRFLAIRIDNYIPSARNYNLPGIVDEFERSILKEIDYEQEFRNIKRFEDIFKDDDSIYVPKTYHDYSTFKVLTMELIEGEKISNVIKDSKGFDRKLLARRGVESYFKQIMLHGFFHADPHPANIYVLEDNVICFLDYGMMGILDKEFRENLAELFIYFIENSVKGIINQLIYMGIIDAAMDTSSLKTELNDLMYKYYGSELTEVQGGMNSMINIMRKYHISLPSEFVLLARGIAMLEETGQRLDPQFNTTKILQPMARKILHEKLTPFKLIDFIKDNLFEFEHLLKIVPRTFTKTLYRLEEGKIQIEIEHKDLDRISNKISIALILSALLIGSSLIMQTDKGILILGFPFLGIIGFIISAILGLMLILSVLKRV, encoded by the coding sequence ATGAACTTTCGCAAAAGCAGCAACCCCCATTTAAATCGGGTGAATGAAATACTCAAAGTCTTGAGCAAATACGAATTTGGGTATGTCTCAGAAAAAATAAAGCTTAAACATAAAATACCTTTTATCAACCCATCGAATGAATATGAGTCACTGGAAGAATTAGATGAATCTTTCCCCATAAGAGTGAGGATGGTTTTCCAGGAATTAGGAACTACTTATATAAAACTGGGGCAGACATTAAGCACCCGGCCGGATTTAGTTGGAAGGACAATAGCCAGTGAATTAACTAAGCTGCAAGATGATAACCCTGCTTTAGACTTTGATACCATTAAAAAAATTGTTGAAAAAGAATTAAAAAAGCCAATTAACACTGTTTTTAAAGAGTTTAATGAAGAACCACTCGGATCCGCATCTATTGGTCAAGTACATCAAGCAGTACTTAAAAGTGGGGAAAAAGTAGCTGTTAAAGTTCAAAAACCTGGCGTAAAAAAACTCATAAAATCAGATCTTGCCATAATGCGATTTTTAGCTATTAGAATAGATAATTACATCCCATCCGCACGTAATTATAACCTTCCAGGAATTGTTGATGAATTTGAAAGATCTATTTTAAAAGAAATCGATTATGAACAGGAATTTAGAAACATTAAACGCTTTGAGGATATTTTTAAAGACGACGACAGCATCTATGTACCTAAAACTTATCATGATTATTCTACTTTTAAAGTTCTCACCATGGAACTGATAGAAGGCGAGAAAATTTCAAATGTTATTAAAGATAGTAAAGGATTTGATAGAAAATTACTGGCTAGAAGAGGAGTTGAATCTTACTTTAAACAGATAATGTTGCATGGATTCTTCCACGCAGATCCCCATCCGGCCAATATTTATGTTTTAGAAGATAACGTCATATGTTTCCTTGATTATGGAATGATGGGTATATTGGATAAAGAATTCAGAGAAAACTTGGCAGAACTTTTTATTTACTTTATTGAAAATAGTGTTAAAGGAATTATTAACCAATTAATTTATATGGGAATTATTGATGCTGCTATGGATACCTCTTCCTTAAAAACTGAATTAAATGATTTAATGTACAAATATTACGGATCCGAGTTAACAGAAGTTCAGGGAGGTATGAATTCTATGATTAATATCATGCGTAAGTACCATATTTCCCTACCTAGTGAATTTGTTCTCTTAGCAAGGGGAATAGCCATGTTAGAAGAAACAGGTCAAAGACTGGATCCTCAATTTAATACCACCAAAATATTACAACCCATGGCCCGTAAGATTTTACATGAAAAACTTACCCCTTTCAAGCTGATAGATTTTATAAAGGATAACTTATTTGAATTTGAACATCTATTAAAAATTGTGCCACGTACATTTACTAAAACACTTTATAGGTTAGAAGAAGGGAAAATACAGATTGAAATTGAACACAAAGATTTAGATAGAATAAGTAATAAGATCTCAATCGCTTTGATTCTCTCTGCACTTTTAATTGGATCATCCCTGATAATGCAAACCGATAAAGGAATATTAATTTTAGGTTTTCCATTTTTAGGAATTATTGGATTTATAATAAGTGCAATACTGGGATTGATGTTAATTTTATCTGTTTTGAAACGAGTATAA
- a CDS encoding sulfite exporter TauE/SafE family protein, producing the protein MNNKKTSLLSLVIGAPIGCLGGLIGLGGAEFRLPFLLKTFSKTAKKAVALNMLISLITVASAIYFRMNNFDVSPIYPQILLMISLIVGSTTGAYFGIELSTKISDALFKKVLLILLLIMGLLLISESFITFGSMGILFSSLYMMLVVAILCGVLIGIISSLLGVAGGEVIIPILILIFGIDVKLAGTMSLIISLPTMLVGITRHAKNKMYTKKSEIKYLVIPMGVSSIIGASIGAFLVIYAPSELLKIILGALLIFTSIKLFTEKEE; encoded by the coding sequence ATGAATAACAAAAAAACATCCCTATTATCATTAGTTATAGGTGCACCTATTGGTTGTTTAGGTGGATTAATAGGTTTAGGTGGAGCAGAATTTAGATTACCTTTCTTATTAAAGACGTTTAGTAAAACTGCCAAAAAAGCAGTAGCATTAAATATGTTGATTAGCCTAATCACCGTAGCATCTGCAATTTATTTTAGAATGAATAATTTTGATGTATCTCCTATTTATCCTCAAATATTATTAATGATATCACTTATAGTAGGTTCTACTACTGGTGCTTATTTTGGAATAGAATTATCAACTAAAATCTCCGATGCCTTATTTAAAAAAGTATTGTTAATTTTACTTTTGATTATGGGATTACTTCTAATTAGTGAAAGCTTCATCACATTTGGATCAATGGGAATACTATTTAGTAGTTTGTATATGATGTTAGTAGTAGCTATATTATGCGGAGTACTAATTGGGATTATTAGCAGTCTTTTAGGGGTGGCTGGTGGAGAAGTTATAATTCCTATATTAATTTTAATATTTGGAATAGATGTTAAACTAGCAGGAACTATGAGTTTAATCATCAGTTTACCTACTATGCTTGTAGGGATTACCCGACATGCTAAAAACAAAATGTATACAAAAAAATCTGAAATAAAATATTTAGTTATCCCTATGGGTGTGAGCTCAATAATCGGAGCTTCAATTGGAGCTTTTTTAGTTATATATGCTCCTTCAGAATTATTAAAAATTATATTGGGTGCATTATTAATATTCACATCTATTAAACTATTTACAGAAAAAGAAGAATAA